A stretch of Anaeromyxobacter dehalogenans 2CP-1 DNA encodes these proteins:
- a CDS encoding RNA polymerase sigma factor — MRWAGTVEAPADAADGALARRAACGDRAAEEALCRRFRPRIHLYGLRHLRDDAAAADLAQDVLLAVIARLRAGAVREPDHLASFVLSTCRQLAGSAVRSERRREALLAAEPLPAPHDPPADPLPRDRLARCLQALAARERAVVVATFYAEQPAEAISRDHALSAGHVRVLRHRALRRLRTCLGLEEAAG; from the coding sequence ATGCGCTGGGCAGGGACGGTGGAAGCGCCGGCCGATGCGGCGGACGGAGCGCTGGCGCGGCGCGCCGCCTGCGGGGATCGTGCGGCCGAGGAGGCGCTGTGCCGGCGCTTCCGCCCGCGGATCCACCTGTACGGCCTCCGTCACCTGCGCGACGACGCCGCCGCGGCCGACCTGGCGCAGGACGTGCTCCTGGCGGTGATCGCGCGCCTCCGCGCCGGCGCGGTGCGCGAGCCGGACCACCTCGCGTCGTTCGTGCTCTCGACCTGCCGCCAGCTCGCCGGGAGCGCCGTCCGGAGCGAGCGCCGCCGCGAGGCGCTCCTCGCCGCCGAGCCCCTCCCCGCGCCGCACGACCCGCCGGCCGACCCGCTCCCGCGCGATCGCCTCGCGCGCTGCCTCCAGGCGCTCGCCGCCCGGGAGCGGGCCGTCGTGGTCGCGACGTTCTACGCGGAGCAGCCCGCCGAGGCGATCTCGCGCGACCACGCGCTCAGCGCGGGTCACGTCCGCGTCCTGCGCCACCGCGCGCTGCGCCGCCTGCGCACCTGCCTCGGCCTGGAGGAGGCCGCCGGATGA
- a CDS encoding MBL fold metallo-hydrolase: MITNTGSGTRVDEVAAGIFRISTPIPPAAMPGGFSFNQYLVVDEQPLLFHTGPRRLFPLVREAVAAVAPVEGLRWIGFSHYEADECGSLNEWLAAAPQAAPLCGQIAAMVSIADVADRPPRPLADGEALRLGSHEVTWIDTPHLPHGWECGYLFERSTGTLLCGDLFTQPGRADGPAVTTGDILAPSEALRRGLDYFSGTRHLAPLIEKLAARRPTRLACMHGQAWEGDGAALLRALGDALGSSAASP, translated from the coding sequence ATGATCACGAACACCGGCTCCGGAACGCGCGTCGACGAGGTCGCCGCCGGCATCTTCCGCATCTCCACCCCGATCCCGCCGGCCGCCATGCCGGGCGGCTTCAGCTTCAACCAGTACCTCGTGGTCGACGAGCAGCCGCTCCTGTTCCACACCGGGCCGAGGCGGCTGTTCCCGCTGGTGCGCGAGGCGGTCGCCGCGGTGGCGCCGGTCGAGGGGCTCCGCTGGATCGGCTTCTCGCACTACGAGGCGGACGAGTGCGGGTCGCTGAACGAGTGGCTGGCGGCCGCGCCGCAGGCGGCGCCGCTGTGCGGGCAGATCGCCGCGATGGTCTCCATCGCCGACGTCGCCGATCGGCCGCCCCGGCCGCTGGCCGACGGCGAGGCGCTCCGGCTCGGGAGCCACGAGGTGACCTGGATCGACACGCCGCACCTCCCGCACGGCTGGGAGTGCGGGTACCTGTTCGAGCGGAGCACCGGGACGCTCCTGTGCGGGGACCTCTTCACGCAGCCCGGCCGCGCCGACGGACCCGCCGTGACCACCGGCGACATCCTCGCGCCGAGCGAGGCGCTCCGGCGCGGGCTCGACTACTTCAGCGGGACGCGCCACCTTGCGCCGCTCATCGAGAAGCTCGCAGCGCGCCGGCCCACGAGGCTCGCGTGCATGCACGGGCAGGCGTGGGAGGGCGACGGCGCGGCGCTGC
- a CDS encoding anti-sigma factor family protein: MSPGPRCPSWDDLADWWAGDLAPADRDAIEEHLLACEACAGRAGRLADLAGGVAALARAGAVPGPTTAAVLDRLERDGLRVHRYPIAAGQVVPCAVWPDDEVMAAVLDVRALGGAEGARFDVLARAGDDPPIRVEDVPLDRTTGTLVWLSVAALERRRSATRVSFRLIRVSAEGEAVVGEYGLAHEPWTGPSSPR, translated from the coding sequence ATGAGCCCCGGACCTCGCTGCCCGAGCTGGGACGACCTCGCGGACTGGTGGGCCGGCGACCTCGCGCCCGCGGACCGGGACGCGATCGAGGAACACCTGCTCGCCTGCGAGGCGTGCGCCGGCCGGGCGGGACGGCTCGCCGACCTGGCGGGCGGCGTCGCCGCGCTGGCGCGGGCCGGCGCCGTGCCGGGGCCCACCACCGCGGCGGTGCTCGACCGGCTCGAGCGCGACGGGCTGCGCGTGCACCGGTACCCCATCGCCGCGGGCCAGGTGGTCCCCTGCGCCGTCTGGCCGGACGACGAGGTCATGGCGGCCGTGCTGGACGTGCGCGCCCTCGGCGGCGCCGAGGGCGCGCGGTTCGACGTGCTGGCCCGCGCCGGCGACGACCCGCCGATCCGGGTCGAGGACGTGCCGCTCGACCGGACCACCGGCACGCTCGTCTGGCTCTCGGTGGCGGCGCTCGAGCGGCGGCGCTCCGCCACGCGCGTGTCGTTCCGGCTGATCCGCGTGTCCGCGGAGGGCGAGGCGGTGGTGGGCGAGTACGGGCTCGCCCACGAGCCCTGGACCGGCCCCTCGTCGCCGCGCTGA